Proteins from a genomic interval of Oncorhynchus nerka isolate Pitt River unplaced genomic scaffold, Oner_Uvic_2.0 unplaced_scaffold_6322, whole genome shotgun sequence:
- the LOC135566264 gene encoding protein arginine N-methyltransferase 8-B-like yields MTCIRNVAMREPLVDVVDPKQVVTNSCLVKEVDIYTVKPEDLSFTTAFCLQIQRNDYVHAMVTYFNIEFTKCHKKTGFSTG; encoded by the exons ATGACCTGCATCCGTAACGTGGCCATGAGAGAGCCCCTGGTGGACGTGGTGGACCCCAAACAGGTGGTGACCAACTCCTGCCTAGtcaag GAAGTGGACATCTACACGGTGAAGCCGGAGGACCTGTCTTTCACCACAGCCTTCTGCCTGCAGATCCAGAGGAACGATTATGTCCACGCCATGGTCACCTACTTCAACATCGAGTTCACCAAGTGTCATAAGAAGACTGGCTTCTCTACCGGTTag